The Cardinium endosymbiont of Culicoides punctatus region CTCTTTTAATTTATTTTTTATAGACTCAGGTAACTTAGAAAATTTAATATATTCCGAAATTTTGCTTTTAGAAACTGATATTGCCTTTGCTAAATGTTCTTGATTGTCGAAAACAGACGTTTCTATTAAATTGCTAAATGCTATACCTAATTCTATAGGTGTAAGATCTGCTCGATGTATATTTTCTATTAATGATATGGCATTAGCGTTATTTATTTCTTTTAATATTATGCAAGGAACCTTATGTAGACCAGCTAGTTTCGCAGCTCTCAACCTTCTTTCTCCACTAACAACTTCATATTTACCATCAGAATTTTTAGTTACTGTAAGAGGTTGACAAATACCATGTTCTTTAATCGAATCAGATAATTTAGATAATTCTTCTATATCAAAAAATTTCCTAGCCTGATTTTTAAAAGGAGTTATTTGATCAATTTCTAAAAAATAGAATTCTCCTACTGATTTATCTAATCCAATACTAGACCTAGAAGATGAATCCAATGTTGGTTTTGTTATATT contains the following coding sequences:
- a CDS encoding ParB/RepB/Spo0J family partition protein, coding for MARKIKYREISMELENITKPTLDSSSRSSIGLDKSVGEFYFLEIDQITPFKNQARKFFDIEELSKLSDSIKEHGICQPLTVTKNSDGKYEVVSGERRLRAAKLAGLHKVPCIILKEINNANAISLIENIHRADLTPIELGIAFSNLIETSVFDNQEHLAKAISVSKSKISEYIKFSKLPESIKNKLKENDITSRKELRNITKALNKNDINEVDSIISSSNRKRKVQILQVFLLDDNINIDDNGLNNINALCKKKLKNELQKVIDRL